GCGCGTTAAAGTCTCCAAGTCTTGCTCTAGTAATTAATCTTTCTACATAGCCTCTTAATTCTTTAGCTTTTGGTAAAGTTGTTTCGATTTTACCGCTATTAACTAAAGCTATAGTTAAATTTTTTAACAAGGCAGCACGATGAGATGAAGTTCTACCAAGTTTTCTATATCCGTGTTTATGTCTCATTCTTTATCCTTCGTTTTGTGCTTTTAATTCATCAATTTTTTTCTTAAGCAAATCTTTATTATCGCTAAGTTTAGAAGTCCCCACAGGAAAACCTATGCTTTCCATAATGCTTTTAATTTCATCTAAAGATTTTTTGCCTAAATTTTTAAGTCCAGCAAGCTCATTTACACTCATCAAAGCAAGTTCGCCTATATAAACAATTCCTGCTTTTTCAAGACAATTAAAACTTCTTGCACTTAAATTTAAATCCGTAATATTTTGCAATAATTTCGCATTCTCAATGTCATTATTTGAAGCTTGACTTTT
This genomic interval from Campylobacter sp. CCS1377 contains the following:
- the rplQ gene encoding 50S ribosomal protein L17, with the protein product MRHKHGYRKLGRTSSHRAALLKNLTIALVNSGKIETTLPKAKELRGYVERLITRARLGDFNAHRAVFASLQDKNATNKLVTEIAPKFKERNGGYTRIIKTRIRRGDAAEMAFIEFVA